From a single Azospirillum fermentarium genomic region:
- the upp gene encoding uracil phosphoribosyltransferase — protein MRAHPDHPSLFILDHPLIQHKLTLMRDKTRSTGGFRTLLREISLLMGYELTRDLPLTTERIETPLEPMDAPVIAGKKLAIVPVLRAGLGMAQGLHELVPSAREGHIGLYRDHDTKQPVEYLVKLPEAEGRLFIMVDPMLATGNSAVYACDVLNRHGVDDENIRFMALVAAPEGVQVLAKAHPRVKIFTAALDSHLNEDAYIVPGLGDAGDRMFGTK, from the coding sequence ATGCGCGCCCATCCCGATCACCCTTCTCTGTTCATTCTCGATCACCCGCTGATCCAGCACAAACTGACGCTGATGCGGGACAAGACCCGCTCCACCGGCGGTTTCCGCACGCTGCTGCGGGAAATCTCGCTGCTGATGGGGTACGAGCTGACGCGCGACCTGCCGCTGACCACCGAGCGGATCGAAACCCCGCTGGAACCCATGGACGCACCCGTGATCGCCGGCAAGAAGCTGGCCATCGTGCCGGTGCTGCGCGCCGGGCTGGGCATGGCCCAGGGGCTGCACGAGCTGGTGCCCTCGGCGCGCGAGGGGCACATCGGCCTGTACCGCGACCACGACACCAAGCAGCCGGTGGAATATCTGGTCAAGCTGCCGGAAGCCGAAGGCCGGCTGTTCATCATGGTCGATCCCATGCTGGCGACGGGCAATTCCGCCGTCTACGCCTGCGACGTGCTGAACCGGCACGGGGTGGACGACGAGAACATCCGCTTCATGGCCCTGGTGGCCGCCCCCGAAGGCGTGCAGGTCTTAGCCAAGGCCCACCCGCGGGTCAAGATCTTCACCGCCGCCCTGGATTCGCACCTGAACGAGGACGCCTACATCGTGCCCGGCCTGGGCGATGCCGGCGACCGCATGTTCGGGACCAAGTGA